Proteins encoded together in one Rossellomorea sp. y25 window:
- a CDS encoding bile acid:sodium symporter family protein: MKLLETISNLAGKYFAIWVILVAAVAYFVPAPFLPLGGYITILLGVVMFGMGLTLKPVDFQLVLKKPLPVITGVMAQFIIMPLGALLIAYILNLPNELAAGLVLLGSVPGGTASNVMVYLAKGNLALSVAMTSLSTLLAPIATPLILFALAGQWLPVDPIAMFLSIVQVIIIPITLGLVIRKLFPSTVEKSLNVIPLISVLAIIIIVSAVVSANVNNIATSGAIIFTAVILHNLFGLGLGYGTGALMKLDESKRRAISIEVGMQNSGLGVALATAHFGPLAALPSVIAAVWHNISGPILATFWSKKPVKEEIEEEFVPRAASPNARL; this comes from the coding sequence ATGAAACTTCTCGAAACGATCAGTAATCTGGCAGGAAAGTATTTCGCTATTTGGGTCATCCTCGTAGCGGCGGTAGCCTATTTTGTTCCTGCTCCTTTCCTCCCTTTGGGTGGCTATATAACGATTCTATTAGGTGTTGTGATGTTCGGTATGGGACTTACGTTAAAGCCCGTTGACTTTCAGCTGGTTCTTAAGAAGCCGTTGCCTGTCATCACTGGAGTAATGGCCCAATTTATCATCATGCCGTTAGGTGCCCTATTGATAGCGTATATACTGAATCTACCGAATGAATTAGCCGCCGGATTAGTATTATTGGGGTCGGTTCCTGGTGGGACAGCATCCAATGTCATGGTGTATCTGGCAAAAGGGAATCTGGCATTATCTGTTGCCATGACATCACTATCAACATTACTGGCCCCCATTGCGACTCCGCTGATTTTATTCGCTTTGGCAGGTCAGTGGCTGCCTGTCGATCCGATTGCCATGTTTCTCTCCATCGTTCAAGTGATCATCATTCCAATCACTCTTGGGTTAGTCATTCGTAAACTATTCCCGAGCACAGTGGAAAAAAGTTTAAATGTCATTCCGTTGATTTCAGTATTGGCGATCATTATTATTGTATCGGCGGTCGTTTCTGCAAATGTCAATAATATCGCAACTTCAGGAGCGATCATTTTTACAGCTGTGATCCTGCATAACCTATTTGGACTTGGACTGGGATATGGCACGGGAGCCCTGATGAAATTAGATGAAAGTAAGCGGAGAGCGATTTCGATTGAAGTCGGGATGCAAAATTCCGGACTTGGGGTGGCACTGGCCACTGCCCACTTTGGACCGCTGGCGGCATTACCAAGTGTCATTGCGGCCGTATGGCATAATATTTCAGGACCGATTCTTGCGACGTTTTGGAGTAAGAAACCTGTGAAGGAAGAGATAGAGGAGGAATTTGTGCCTCGGGCAGCTAGTCCGAATGCAAGGTTATGA
- a CDS encoding TIGR00366 family protein, whose amino-acid sequence MLSSIADRVSRVVQRYLPDAFVIAVLLTLFVFIVGFITNPEEPITLVKSFGDGFWVYLTFTMQMVLLLLTGMVLAAVPVVKKGLASVAGLANTPTKAYVLTFVVSAFAYYINWGLAVVVGAIFVREVGKRNQDAHFPLLVAAAYSPTVLYTAGLSSSIGLTVATKDHFLADVMGVIPTSETIFNPSTLIIFAVLFVTMPIVICLMAPKTNIKPYQEKEVSLKTETSSQEADTPALKLEQTPVLGIVTGIVGLIYVINEFVIGRDLDLNIINILFLSLGLILHRSLGQFGNAFKEAVGSTSPIILQFPFYAGIIAVLSSSGLGQTIIDGMTSIANKETFDVFTYWSAGVVNILAPSGGGQWALQGPLQVPAGMKLGVDPSTIAMAVGWGDAWTNLIQPFWALPILSIVGLHIRHIMGYCFLLAIWVGVITTILLLFLY is encoded by the coding sequence ATGTTATCTTCCATTGCAGATCGAGTCTCAAGAGTTGTACAGCGTTACTTGCCAGATGCTTTTGTCATTGCAGTTCTCCTTACTTTATTTGTTTTCATAGTTGGATTTATTACGAACCCTGAAGAACCCATTACCCTCGTTAAATCCTTTGGAGATGGATTTTGGGTTTACCTTACGTTTACCATGCAGATGGTTCTCCTTTTACTTACCGGGATGGTATTAGCAGCTGTACCCGTTGTTAAAAAAGGACTGGCATCAGTAGCAGGACTCGCAAATACTCCTACTAAAGCTTATGTTCTTACGTTTGTGGTATCTGCTTTCGCCTATTATATTAACTGGGGACTTGCGGTTGTGGTTGGGGCTATTTTTGTACGTGAGGTAGGTAAGCGAAATCAGGATGCACACTTTCCTCTCCTTGTTGCAGCAGCCTATTCACCAACTGTCCTTTACACCGCTGGTTTATCAAGTTCAATCGGTTTAACTGTTGCTACAAAAGATCATTTCTTAGCAGATGTGATGGGTGTAATCCCTACTTCAGAGACCATATTCAATCCTTCCACTCTCATTATTTTTGCTGTCTTATTTGTTACTATGCCTATCGTCATTTGCCTCATGGCTCCTAAAACAAACATTAAACCTTATCAGGAAAAAGAAGTTTCTTTGAAAACAGAAACCTCATCACAAGAAGCGGATACACCTGCTCTTAAACTTGAACAAACGCCCGTATTAGGTATTGTAACAGGTATTGTTGGATTAATTTATGTGATAAATGAATTCGTGATCGGAAGAGATTTGGACTTGAATATCATTAATATCTTATTTCTTTCACTGGGCCTTATCCTTCACCGTTCACTTGGACAGTTTGGGAATGCTTTTAAAGAGGCTGTTGGTTCAACTTCTCCGATTATCTTGCAATTCCCATTCTACGCCGGGATCATAGCCGTTCTTTCAAGTTCCGGATTGGGTCAAACCATCATTGATGGTATGACATCCATTGCAAATAAGGAAACCTTTGATGTCTTTACTTATTGGTCGGCAGGGGTTGTAAATATTTTAGCTCCTTCGGGTGGAGGTCAATGGGCATTACAAGGTCCTTTACAGGTTCCAGCAGGAATGAAGTTAGGGGTTGATCCTTCAACGATTGCAATGGCCGTTGGCTGGGGAGATGCATGGACGAACCTGATTCAGCCATTCTGGGCGCTTCCAATATTGAGTATTGTTGGACTTCATATTAGACATATCATGGGCTACTGCTTCTTACTGGCTATCTGGGTTGGAGTTATTACTACCATCTTATTGCTATTCTTGTATTAA
- a CDS encoding iron ABC transporter permease, whose translation MIHPDLIKKQRLLLIGLLILIAATTFISIGLGYSSVSYDRLLPTILGEGSFKEEFILFSIRLPRIIITILAGMALALSGCILQSITRNDLADPGIIGINSGAGVSIAIFFLFFPIDAGSFAYLLPIVAFAGALLTACLIYMFSYSKRNGIQPVRLVLVGVGFSMALSGLMIILISSAERAKVDFIAMWLAGNIWGSDWPFIWALLPWLVILIPFALYKSQMLNLLGLSEPVSVGVGVSINRERFIMLMVAVALAASAVSVTGGIAFIGLMAPHIAKALVGPRNQMFIPIAILLGGWLLLLADTVGRNILEPDGIPAGIMIALIGAPYFMYLLLKK comes from the coding sequence ATGATACATCCGGATTTGATCAAAAAACAACGATTACTTCTTATTGGACTACTAATCCTTATCGCAGCAACAACATTTATTAGTATTGGACTGGGCTATTCTTCTGTTTCATATGATCGTCTACTGCCTACTATTTTAGGTGAAGGGTCATTCAAAGAAGAATTCATCCTATTTTCCATTCGTTTACCCAGAATCATCATTACGATTTTGGCCGGGATGGCCCTGGCCCTTTCCGGTTGCATTTTACAAAGTATCACACGTAATGACTTAGCGGATCCAGGTATTATCGGAATCAATTCCGGGGCAGGGGTTTCCATCGCCATCTTCTTCTTATTTTTCCCGATAGATGCCGGTTCATTTGCATATCTGCTGCCGATTGTTGCTTTCGCAGGAGCTCTTCTTACAGCCTGCCTCATCTATATGTTTTCGTATAGTAAGCGGAATGGGATTCAGCCCGTCAGGTTGGTCTTAGTAGGGGTCGGATTCTCCATGGCTCTGTCGGGACTCATGATCATTCTCATCTCCAGTGCGGAACGGGCTAAAGTGGATTTCATTGCCATGTGGCTGGCGGGGAATATCTGGGGGTCAGACTGGCCGTTCATCTGGGCGCTTCTACCGTGGCTCGTGATTCTGATTCCATTTGCCCTCTATAAATCCCAGATGCTGAATCTTCTTGGATTAAGTGAACCAGTCTCTGTCGGTGTAGGAGTTTCCATCAACCGTGAACGTTTCATCATGCTGATGGTAGCTGTTGCCTTAGCCGCATCAGCTGTGTCCGTTACAGGTGGAATCGCCTTTATCGGATTAATGGCTCCCCATATCGCCAAAGCATTGGTCGGACCACGGAATCAAATGTTCATCCCGATTGCCATACTGCTTGGCGGATGGCTATTATTACTCGCTGACACAGTCGGTCGTAATATCCTGGAACCCGATGGCATTCCAGCCGGGATCATGATCGCTCTGATTGGGGCTCCTTACTTTATGTATTTATTGTTGAAGAAATAA
- a CDS encoding iron ABC transporter permease codes for MKTQNQRIPFFYKLIGATFLFVAAFLISVVYGAAETTVKDVWLALTPAGDGDKVTILREIRFPREVAAIVVGASLAVSGAIMQGMTRNPLADPGLLGLTAGANAALAVALAFFPSISYYGIMIACFIGSAVGALLVFGISSMKRGGFSPFRIVLAGAAVSAFLFAISEGVGLYFKLSKDVSMWTAGGMIGTTWNQLQVIVPFILFGIVVSIFLSRQLTILSLNEEVAVGLGQRTAFVKTILFIVIVLLAGAAVALVGNMVFIGLMIPHIVRAVVGTDYRLIIPISTLFGATFMLLADTLGRTINTPYETPVAAIVAMMGLPFFLFIVHKGGKGF; via the coding sequence ATGAAAACTCAAAATCAGCGAATTCCATTTTTTTATAAATTAATCGGGGCCACCTTCTTATTTGTTGCTGCTTTTCTTATATCTGTGGTGTATGGGGCTGCGGAAACAACTGTGAAGGACGTATGGCTTGCATTGACTCCTGCCGGTGACGGAGATAAGGTAACCATCCTGAGGGAGATCCGCTTCCCCAGGGAAGTTGCTGCCATTGTTGTTGGAGCTTCTTTAGCCGTATCGGGAGCCATCATGCAGGGCATGACGCGAAATCCCCTTGCAGACCCGGGGTTACTTGGATTGACAGCGGGAGCAAACGCAGCATTAGCCGTTGCTCTTGCCTTTTTTCCTTCCATCAGCTACTACGGCATTATGATTGCTTGCTTCATCGGCTCTGCTGTTGGGGCATTGTTGGTATTTGGCATCAGCTCAATGAAACGGGGCGGCTTCTCTCCCTTTAGAATTGTATTGGCCGGTGCTGCCGTTTCCGCCTTTTTATTTGCCATTTCTGAAGGAGTCGGTCTCTATTTTAAGCTTTCCAAAGATGTGTCAATGTGGACGGCCGGTGGAATGATCGGGACAACCTGGAATCAGCTTCAAGTGATTGTTCCATTTATTTTATTCGGTATCGTGGTTTCAATCTTTTTATCCAGACAACTAACGATACTAAGTTTAAATGAGGAAGTTGCCGTCGGATTGGGTCAACGTACGGCCTTTGTGAAAACCATCCTCTTTATCGTGATCGTTCTACTTGCAGGGGCTGCCGTTGCCCTTGTCGGGAATATGGTATTCATCGGCTTGATGATCCCCCATATTGTCCGGGCTGTGGTTGGGACAGATTACCGCTTGATCATCCCCATCTCCACCCTGTTTGGAGCAACATTCATGTTGCTCGCAGATACGCTCGGCCGAACAATCAACACCCCATACGAAACACCTGTGGCAGCGATCGTCGCGATGATGGGCTTACCTTTCTTCCTATTTATCGTGCATAAAGGAGGGAAAGGCTTCTGA
- a CDS encoding iron-hydroxamate ABC transporter substrate-binding protein, producing MKKWLIPFTLLLVLLVSACGNSSTKEDGSDSKEKENKSSDTITYQSENGPVEVPADPQRVVVLSSFAGNVMALDVNVVGVDSWSKMNPRWDKELKDVEEVTDESLEKIIELDPDLIIGLSNIKNVDKLNEIAPTVTYTYGKVDYLTQHIEIGKLLNKEKEATEWVDDFKKRAQTAGEDIKAKIGEDTTVSVIESFNKQLYVYGNNWGRGTEILYQEMDLKMPEKVKEQALEPGYFALSTEVMPEYAGDYLIISKDPKADNSFMETETYKNIPAVKNNQVYEVNMMEFYFNDPLTLDYQLDFFKEKFLGN from the coding sequence ATGAAGAAATGGCTCATCCCGTTTACTCTGCTGTTAGTGCTGCTCGTTAGTGCCTGCGGCAACAGCTCTACGAAAGAAGATGGCTCGGACTCAAAAGAAAAAGAAAACAAATCTTCTGATACCATCACCTATCAATCAGAAAATGGACCTGTTGAAGTACCGGCAGATCCACAGCGCGTAGTCGTCCTATCCTCATTTGCCGGTAACGTCATGGCACTTGATGTGAATGTTGTAGGTGTGGACTCATGGTCAAAAATGAATCCTCGTTGGGATAAGGAATTAAAAGATGTGGAAGAAGTAACCGACGAAAGCTTGGAGAAAATCATTGAGCTTGATCCTGATTTAATCATCGGTCTATCCAATATTAAAAATGTCGATAAGTTAAATGAAATTGCCCCTACTGTTACATACACTTATGGAAAAGTAGACTATTTAACGCAGCACATCGAAATTGGCAAACTACTAAATAAAGAAAAAGAAGCGACAGAATGGGTGGATGACTTCAAGAAGCGTGCCCAGACTGCAGGAGAAGACATCAAAGCGAAAATTGGAGAAGATACAACCGTTTCCGTTATTGAAAGCTTCAATAAGCAATTATACGTTTATGGAAACAACTGGGGTCGCGGTACGGAGATCCTTTATCAGGAAATGGACCTGAAGATGCCTGAAAAAGTAAAAGAACAAGCGTTGGAACCTGGATATTTCGCTCTTTCAACAGAGGTTATGCCTGAGTATGCCGGAGATTATCTGATTATAAGCAAAGATCCGAAAGCAGATAACTCATTCATGGAAACAGAAACATACAAAAACATTCCTGCTGTTAAGAACAATCAAGTATATGAAGTGAACATGATGGAATTCTACTTTAATGATCCATTAACACTTGATTACCAGTTGGATTTCTTCAAAGAGAAATTTCTAGGCAACTAA
- a CDS encoding ABC transporter ATP-binding protein, whose amino-acid sequence MVRLYTNELNIGYGERLIVKNLSVDIPDKKITTIIGSNGCGKSTLLKAITRIIPHHSGNVLLDGENIFKGNTKELAKKMAILPQTPESASGLTVGELVSYGRFPHQKGMGRLSKKDYDVINWALEVTGTLEFKYREVDALSGGQRQRVWIAMALAQETDIIFLDEPTTYLDMAHQLEVLELLQKLNREQERTIVMVLHDLNQAARFADYIVALKEGEIVKAGNCEEVITHEVLKKVFQIDAEIGRDPRTNKPMCYTYNLLKGEDQHEEMAHPVYSAVSAAR is encoded by the coding sequence ATGGTTCGCCTCTATACAAACGAATTAAACATTGGCTACGGTGAACGCCTCATCGTGAAAAACTTAAGCGTGGACATCCCTGATAAAAAAATCACAACGATCATTGGTTCGAATGGTTGTGGAAAATCGACTTTACTGAAAGCGATTACCCGTATCATCCCCCATCATTCCGGTAACGTCCTGTTAGATGGTGAAAACATTTTTAAAGGCAATACAAAGGAATTAGCGAAGAAGATGGCGATTCTTCCGCAAACTCCTGAGAGTGCCAGTGGACTGACGGTAGGAGAATTGGTTTCATATGGTCGTTTCCCTCATCAAAAAGGAATGGGCCGTCTATCGAAGAAAGATTATGATGTCATCAACTGGGCGCTTGAAGTGACAGGTACCCTGGAGTTTAAGTACAGGGAAGTCGATGCCTTATCAGGCGGTCAGCGACAACGCGTCTGGATTGCCATGGCTCTTGCCCAGGAAACAGATATCATCTTCCTTGATGAACCGACTACATATTTAGATATGGCTCACCAGCTGGAAGTACTGGAACTTCTACAGAAGCTGAATAGAGAACAGGAACGCACCATTGTGATGGTCCTCCATGATTTAAATCAAGCTGCACGATTTGCCGACTATATCGTTGCTTTAAAAGAAGGAGAAATCGTGAAAGCAGGAAATTGTGAGGAAGTCATCACCCATGAGGTCCTGAAAAAAGTATTCCAAATCGACGCTGAGATAGGTAGAGATCCTCGAACAAACAAGCCAATGTGTTACACATATAATCTATTAAAAGGAGAAGATCAACATGAAGAAATGGCTCATCCCGTTTACTCTGCTGTTAGTGCTGCTCGTTAG
- a CDS encoding NAD(P)/FAD-dependent oxidoreductase yields the protein MDNHELFDVTVIGGGPAGLYSAFYSGLREMKTKIIEFQPTLGGKIHVYPEKMIWDVGGLTPIPGAKLIEQLVQQGLTFDPTVVLNEKVESITRNEEGIFILEGSSGEKHYSKTVIIAVGSGIINPQKLDIEGAERFEVSNLNYTVKSLKRFKDKTVIISGGGNSAIDWANELEHVAKKVYVAYRKEALNGHEAQCAQLMNSSASCLLNTSITKLIAAADHETIEKVQLTNHQTGEVSYLPIDEVIINHGYEIDTSLLKNSSLNIDMIDQYYIAGTTNSESSIEGLYAAGDILKHDGKVNLIAGAFQDAANAVNKAKQFIQPEANKDAMVSSHNEVFKKRNKELVKQMMK from the coding sequence ATGGATAATCATGAACTATTTGATGTGACAGTCATTGGGGGAGGTCCAGCGGGACTTTACTCAGCTTTCTATAGTGGACTTAGAGAAATGAAAACAAAGATCATCGAGTTTCAACCAACATTGGGTGGAAAGATACATGTGTATCCTGAGAAAATGATTTGGGATGTAGGGGGGCTCACTCCGATTCCCGGGGCCAAATTAATTGAGCAGCTGGTTCAACAAGGATTGACTTTCGATCCCACTGTCGTCTTAAACGAAAAAGTTGAATCCATTACACGTAATGAAGAAGGTATCTTTATATTAGAAGGTTCATCAGGTGAAAAGCACTACTCAAAAACGGTCATCATCGCAGTGGGAAGCGGAATCATTAACCCTCAAAAGCTTGATATCGAAGGGGCAGAGCGATTTGAAGTTTCTAATTTAAACTACACAGTCAAGTCATTAAAAAGGTTTAAAGATAAGACGGTCATCATTTCAGGTGGAGGGAACTCAGCCATCGATTGGGCAAATGAACTAGAACACGTAGCGAAGAAAGTGTATGTTGCCTACCGGAAGGAAGCGTTGAACGGACACGAAGCTCAATGTGCCCAGCTCATGAACAGTTCGGCCTCCTGCCTGCTCAACACATCGATTACCAAGCTGATTGCGGCCGCAGATCATGAAACCATTGAAAAGGTACAACTGACCAATCATCAGACAGGAGAGGTTTCCTATTTACCTATTGATGAAGTAATCATTAATCATGGATATGAAATAGATACATCCCTGCTAAAAAATAGTTCATTGAATATCGACATGATCGATCAGTATTACATAGCCGGTACGACAAACAGCGAATCATCGATCGAAGGTCTTTACGCAGCGGGTGACATCTTGAAACATGACGGAAAGGTAAACTTGATTGCGGGAGCATTCCAGGACGCTGCAAACGCAGTTAATAAAGCGAAGCAATTCATTCAGCCTGAAGCAAATAAAGACGCCATGGTCTCTTCTCATAACGAAGTATTCAAGAAGAGAAACAAAGAACTGGTCAAGCAGATGATGAAGTAA
- a CDS encoding DUF421 domain-containing protein has translation MDFFMSQESLTSLEWILRAIFGFMFLIVIAKLMGQRSISQLRFLDFVMALLIGNIMAHPLSDEGLGLKGSMLTMGTLVALYLIGVYLSLHSTFIRKILDPSPIPLIDNGEILYQNLKKARVPLDSLLSELRKQQTEEVEKVALALWETGGEISIFLKPQYQPVTQKDLSLSPKGFDLPMPVIEDRKINQTLLLELDKDENWLHDQLKTLYNVTVHDVLLATIDKQEHIKIYLYK, from the coding sequence TTGGATTTCTTTATGAGTCAGGAATCGTTGACTTCCCTGGAATGGATTTTACGCGCTATTTTTGGCTTTATGTTCCTAATTGTCATAGCTAAATTAATGGGGCAACGATCGATTTCACAGTTAAGGTTCCTTGATTTTGTTATGGCACTCTTAATAGGGAACATCATGGCTCACCCATTATCGGACGAAGGACTGGGATTGAAAGGCTCCATGCTCACCATGGGTACATTGGTGGCTCTCTATCTGATTGGGGTATACCTCAGTCTACATTCAACCTTCATACGAAAAATACTTGACCCCTCCCCCATTCCATTGATCGATAATGGGGAAATCCTATATCAAAATCTCAAGAAAGCACGAGTACCCTTAGACAGCCTTTTGTCTGAATTAAGAAAGCAGCAGACCGAGGAAGTTGAGAAGGTGGCGTTGGCCCTATGGGAAACCGGCGGAGAAATCTCCATATTTCTCAAACCCCAATACCAGCCTGTGACTCAAAAGGACCTATCCCTGTCTCCAAAGGGGTTCGATCTCCCCATGCCCGTTATTGAAGATCGGAAAATTAATCAAACTCTCTTACTCGAGCTTGATAAGGATGAAAACTGGCTGCATGATCAGCTAAAGACCCTTTACAATGTCACCGTGCACGATGTATTACTTGCCACGATTGATAAACAAGAGCACATTAAGATCTATTTGTATAAATAA
- a CDS encoding TerC family protein — translation MDFLFPLGLAISSGAIIALLKIIAIDIILSGDNAIVIAMATRGLPKEHQNRAIFWGTAGAVILRIFFAAIIVYLLKIPYVHLIGGVLLLWIAYKVLVEGEGEANIKSHTGLRQAITTIIIADAVMSLDNVVAVAGAAHGHIGMIALGVFISIPIMIFGSKAIVRVLEKYRWIAYLGAGILAFTAGEMIVRDEKFLHLLNIHHGPITYAITIGLTVAVLLVGYLVNKRAEAAHNGNVEQYNA, via the coding sequence ATGGATTTCTTATTTCCACTTGGACTTGCCATCTCATCTGGAGCCATCATTGCACTATTAAAAATCATTGCAATCGATATCATACTTTCCGGGGATAACGCGATTGTCATCGCCATGGCAACGAGAGGATTACCGAAAGAACATCAAAACAGAGCGATTTTCTGGGGAACAGCAGGAGCTGTCATCCTGCGCATTTTCTTTGCTGCCATTATTGTTTACTTATTAAAAATCCCTTATGTTCATCTGATCGGCGGGGTCCTTCTTTTATGGATCGCTTACAAGGTACTGGTCGAAGGTGAAGGAGAAGCCAATATTAAATCTCACACCGGACTTAGACAAGCAATCACAACCATCATCATCGCAGATGCTGTCATGAGCCTTGATAACGTTGTGGCCGTCGCTGGTGCAGCACATGGACATATCGGTATGATTGCACTTGGAGTATTCATCTCGATTCCGATCATGATTTTCGGATCAAAGGCGATTGTCAGAGTACTTGAGAAGTACCGTTGGATCGCTTACCTTGGAGCTGGGATCCTTGCTTTCACAGCAGGGGAAATGATTGTTCGAGACGAGAAATTCCTACATTTACTCAATATCCATCATGGTCCAATCACTTATGCTATCACGATTGGGTTGACTGTTGCCGTATTACTTGTAGGTTATTTAGTCAATAAGCGTGCAGAAGCAGCTCATAATGGGAACGTTGAACAATATAACGCATAG
- a CDS encoding tripartite tricarboxylate transporter substrate binding protein: MKTGIMAILLSSLLVVTTACGGSDSASNAESDGEWTPSKPIEVVAPAGAGGGWDTTARTVSKVMEEQKIIEERMAVVNKPGGGGSVGWSYIDSKKGDNHTMFVTSPPMFFVPLNGQSTLSHKDFTPIAGVIADYAAFVVDANSPYDTMNDLVDALKKDPTSVSIVGVSSPGSMDHMQFVKAVKAAGVDVKKLKYVSAQDGSGMSMLLGGKVDVYSTGLAEASEQARAGKVKVLAITAPERLEGDTVSEFPTLKEQGIDDEFVVWRGFLGPKDMDPDAVAYYEKAFKDMIETEQWKEMRDKFGWTDNYMSSEEFSTFLDEEYKEIEALMEEIGLKK; the protein is encoded by the coding sequence ATGAAAACAGGTATCATGGCTATTCTTTTATCAAGTTTATTAGTCGTAACCACTGCATGTGGGGGTTCCGATTCTGCAAGTAACGCCGAAAGTGATGGGGAATGGACCCCATCTAAACCAATTGAAGTCGTTGCTCCTGCTGGTGCTGGTGGAGGATGGGATACGACGGCCAGGACTGTTTCAAAGGTAATGGAGGAACAGAAAATCATTGAAGAGCGTATGGCTGTAGTCAATAAACCAGGTGGAGGAGGTTCTGTCGGCTGGTCATATATCGATAGTAAAAAAGGGGATAACCACACGATGTTCGTCACGTCTCCACCGATGTTCTTTGTTCCCCTTAACGGACAGTCGACATTGTCTCACAAAGACTTCACACCTATAGCCGGGGTGATCGCTGACTATGCAGCCTTTGTGGTAGACGCGAATTCACCTTACGATACGATGAATGATCTTGTCGATGCATTAAAAAAGGATCCGACATCAGTATCCATTGTGGGGGTTTCTTCACCGGGAAGCATGGATCACATGCAGTTCGTAAAAGCGGTTAAGGCAGCGGGGGTAGATGTTAAAAAGCTGAAATATGTTTCGGCTCAAGACGGATCTGGGATGAGCATGCTTCTCGGAGGAAAAGTGGATGTGTACTCCACTGGCCTTGCGGAAGCTTCTGAACAAGCTCGTGCAGGTAAGGTGAAGGTTCTGGCGATTACAGCTCCCGAACGTTTGGAAGGAGATACGGTTTCAGAATTCCCGACGTTAAAAGAACAAGGGATTGATGATGAATTTGTTGTATGGCGTGGATTCTTAGGTCCAAAGGATATGGATCCCGATGCCGTTGCTTATTATGAGAAAGCGTTTAAAGACATGATCGAAACGGAACAGTGGAAGGAAATGCGGGACAAGTTTGGCTGGACGGACAACTACATGTCTTCAGAAGAGTTCAGTACCTTCCTGGATGAAGAGTACAAAGAAATTGAAGCATTAATGGAGGAAATCGGCTTGAAAAAATAA
- a CDS encoding tripartite tricarboxylate transporter TctB family protein, whose product MRTKPDRIISILLLVFAGIYLALSFQLPAFPYAIIDSDVLPKGLGFLLIILAVVLFFQAKDDTEEDKKRRYVKKEDVIILLSVLGALLIYIFLLEPLGFLLSTILFLLVIPFVLGFRKKLTTVLVAFLFSGIMYYSFNYLLNITLPQGILPF is encoded by the coding sequence ATGAGAACCAAACCAGATCGAATCATCTCAATACTTTTACTAGTTTTTGCTGGAATCTATTTAGCTCTCAGCTTTCAGCTTCCTGCATTTCCATACGCCATCATCGATAGTGACGTCCTTCCGAAGGGGCTTGGATTCCTGCTCATTATTTTGGCGGTTGTTTTGTTCTTCCAGGCGAAGGATGATACAGAAGAAGATAAGAAAAGACGTTATGTCAAAAAAGAAGATGTCATCATTCTTTTATCGGTATTAGGAGCACTGCTCATATATATTTTTTTACTTGAACCGCTCGGATTTTTATTATCTACTATTCTATTTTTGTTGGTCATCCCGTTTGTATTGGGCTTTAGAAAGAAACTCACAACGGTATTAGTGGCCTTTCTATTTTCAGGCATCATGTATTATTCATTTAACTATTTACTCAACATTACATTACCACAGGGGATTCTACCCTTTTAG